The following proteins are encoded in a genomic region of Tigriopus californicus strain San Diego chromosome 6, Tcal_SD_v2.1, whole genome shotgun sequence:
- the LOC131882274 gene encoding uncharacterized protein LOC131882274 isoform X1: MTFTHLIVFLSIGLCQAKLRANVIVMGTTMSPNFKRSEGSSKASDFTRKINVPCQHIHSCVLGVSVSLVCPEEHPWAFSNGTKCCNTFRTSTFNSLQFEDSECFSAWIECPAKLPRKCVSLEKPVVCPKTYPVSMGLGCCASDHAIFDPQNELCRGQKLEPYVSVLECCAQFFDKSICKNKQQRCITNYEAFPIPRPLKKILEEGDNWRVSDTAANVFEDASMCNGIQGMYWLPRSNSTISGYFIMDLGLHMQIQQFKMRNDYHDVKNSGSKDIEIKISNYTDSAWMSVVNVTLDDPLLFGHCDTPLEVIKIPHAIICRYVFLIAHTSYRKAAALRYFDVE; the protein is encoded by the exons ATGACATTCACGCatttgattgtctttttgagTATTGGGCTTTGCCAAGCGAAATTGCGGGCCAATGTGATTGTTATGGGAACCACTATGAGTCCAAATTTCAAGCGTTCAGAAGGGAGTAGTAAGGCTTCGGATTTCACTCGAAAAATAAATGTACCATGTCAACACATCCATTCATGTGTTCTTGGCGTTTCAGTCAGTCTAGTTTGTCCAGAAGAGCACCCTTGGGCGTTTTCCAACGGCACTAAATGTTGCAATACATTTCGGACATCTACATTCAACTCACTCCAGTTCGAGGATTCGGAATGCTTTTCCGCGTGGATCGAATGTCCGGCCAAACTTCCCCGAAAATGTGTGTCTTTAGAAAAACCGG TTGTATGTCCCAAAACATATCCGGTTAGCATGGGTCTAGGATGTTGTGCCTCGGATCATGCCATTTTCGACCCTCAGAATGAACTATGCCGTGGACAGAAATTGGAACCGTATGTTTCAGTGCTTGAATGTTGCGCccaattttttgacaagtcgATCTGCAAGAATAAGCAGCAGAGATGCATAACAAATT ACGAAGCTTTCCCTATCCCTAGGCcgttaaaaaaaattctggaGGAAGGAGATAATTGGAGAGTAAGCGATACTGCTgccaatgtttttgaagatgCGTCGATGTGCAATGGCATACAAGGAATGTATTGGCTGCCGAGGAGTAACTCAACAATAAGTGGTTACTTCATAATGGATCTTGGACTTCACATGCAAATTCAGCAATTTAAAATGAGAAACGATTACCACGACGTTAAAAATTC TGGCTCAAAGGACATCGAAATCAAGATTTCGAATTACACGGATTCAGCTTGGATGTCCGTGGTAAATGTAACTCTGGATGATCCCTTATTGTTTGGGCATTGTGATACCCCATTGGAAGTCATCAAGATTCCTCATGCCATCATCTGTCGCTATGTGTTTTTAATAGCTCACACCAGCTATCGGAAAGCTGCTGCCTTAAGATACTTTGATGTTGAATAA
- the LOC131882396 gene encoding sphingosine kinase 1-like, with translation MSVLLEDKFSVNVGKRRKDFKVTLSQKSLLLQPVDILASRKIELAHENVITTKLLLTDPDSPQDCLFRVVYCLVPKIKCQVYEFYPHSDTREPEKLAALWVASLQKTFSLPIKVRSHQLLFVVDEGHGMHLYEKVQPMFDACGYNHELMEVTAKGQVLKRLKSEPKINRFGGIVVIANESLLAEVLSGIHSRDEWKCLLQTISIGLIPIGGVLGLSQSLSSLQRGSHHRADPTLAGIFNCLRGRTAPVDLFRLEGHNLKTLGVSNLGFGILPDIAKESQGCCKCWIQSWRILNLRRHSFRIAYLPYLTSENKFESIISKEHLELDNQLPDGIQGDLPPGWISEENDFIGVHVTNLPFLDDRRSLVPNAKMNDGILWLFLIRSLTSRADLRTFLNGLKRREVPPLDGIDAIKIRAFRIEPLCEARADQEYTFDGQDLAFSTVQGHVLPSGCRLMCDRY, from the coding sequence ATGAGTGTCCTACTAGAAGATAAGTTTTCCGTGAATGTGGGTAAGCGGAGAAAGGACTTCAAGGTAACCTTGAGTCAGAAGTCGTTGCTATTGCAACCCGTGGATATTCTGGCGAGTCGGAAGATTGAGTTGGCACACGAGAATGTGATCACCACAAAACTCTTGCTGACTGACCCGGACAGCCCCCAAGATTGTCTGTTCAGAGTGGTATATTGTCTGGTGCCCAAAATCAAATGTCAAGTGTATGAGTTCTATCCACATTCGGATACCAGGGAGCCAGAGAAGTTGGCAGCCTTGTGGGTTGCCAGTCTTCAGAAAACCTTCAGCCTACCCATCAAGGTCAGAAGTCATCAGTTGCTCTTTGTGGTGGATGAAGGGCATGGCATGCATTTGTACGAGAAAGTGCAACCCATGTTTGATGCTTGCGGGTACAATCATGAACTGATGGAGGTTACGGCCAAGGGTCAAGTCCTCAAGCGCCTCAAATCTGAACCAAAGATCAACCGCTTCGGAGGCATCGTGGTCATTGCCAATGAGAGCCTCTTAGCTGAGGTCTTGTCTGGAATCCACTCCCGGGATGAGTGGAAGTGTCTCCTCCAGACCATATCTATTGGCCTCATCCCCATTGGCGGCGTCCTGGGTTTGAGCCAGTCTTTGAGTAGCCTTCAACGTGGATCCCACCACCGGGCAGACCCAACCTTGGCCGGGATTTTCAATTGTCTGCGAGGCCGCACCGCTCCAGTGGATTTGTTTCGTCTTGAAGGACACAACTTGAAAACATTGGGTGTTTCCAATCTGGGATTTGGTATTCTCCCCGACATTGCCAAGGAGTCCCAAGGTTGCTGCAAGTGTTGGATCCAGTCCTGGAGGATCCTCAACCTGCGCAGACACTCTTTCCGGATTGCCTATCTACCGTACCTGACCAGTGAGAACAAATTCGAGTCAATCATTAGCAAGGAGCATTTGGAGCTGGACAATCAGTTGCCCGATGGGATCCAGGGTGACCTTCCTCCGGGATGGATCTCGGAAGAAAACGATTTCATTGGTGTGCACGTCACTAACCTACCTTTCCTTGACGATCGTCGGAGCCTTGTTCCCAACGCAAAGATGAACGATGGCATTCTCTGGCTCTTCCTGATCCGATCATTGACATCCAGAGCAGATCTAAGGACATTTCTCAATGGACTCAAACGCAGAGAAGTGCCCCCTTTGGATGGAATCGATGCCATTAAGATCAGAGCGTTTCGCATTGAGCCATTATGTGAGGCACGTGCCGACCAAGAATACACTTTTGATGGTCAAGATTTGGCCTTTTCCACCGTGCAAGGACACGTTTTACCCAGTGGGTGTCGCCTAATGTGTGATCGTTactga
- the LOC131882397 gene encoding relA-associated inhibitor-like produces the protein MLKFARNRSSSAERVSRSPLPPQVQRFQRTNTREFSPARVPARHEDTPRGARTSSLERVPMKSRRQLTFDTCDTPYRTGSAMVEPLPPRVSEMAPPPVVRTANVKPSRLPVKTPQSSPVLEAPIPQQLNPAYREMSSGTYCRLGSKATFAPMTPTLVKLSHPHVLDGVKPEPVPKSVLKRQAHYDFHRAVERLVEKLDLQLDTSSESGYGSDDHDSLSSGSQRLSKASASSTEDPSPPPLPRRGRNAKRVQFDSYVLLLQGIRERNLDLVQCHIKEVCGAALATDEVMLEFMRVVIEGHELLVQELLTHGCNPNFTDPSGLTPLHLAAAFNSLPIIKILLNHGAAIFARAHTSGKIASEMCSPRSPNFQACNAYLKCMEECLGVANQGKVYVARQYRTCRSDELCIKPGEELVVNRKGDYPGSAWWWCRNVHGQEGYALKDLLSLQPEK, from the coding sequence ATGTTGAAGTTTGCCCGGAACCGATCGAGTTCGGCTGAGCGAGTTTCCCGGTCTCCTTTGCCGCCTCAAGTGCAACGATTTCAGCGCACCAATACGCGTGAATTTTCCCCCGCTCGAGTTCCTGCTCGGCATGAAGACACTCCCCGGGGAGCCCGAACCTCGTCACTGGAACGAGTGCCCATGAAGTCTAGAAGGCAATTGACATTTGATACTTGTGATACCCCCTACCGAACTGGGAGTGCTATGGTAGAGCCTCTCCCACCAAGGGTATCCGAAATGGCCCCGCCCCCCGTGGTCCGAACTGCAAACGTGAAACCCTCGCGACTGCCGGTGAAGACACCCCAATCCTCACCTGTGCTAGAGGCGCCCATTCCTCAACAACTGAATCCAGCCTATCGTGAGATGAGCTCGGGAACGTACTGTCGACTTGGGTCTAAGGCAACCTTTGCCCCCATGACCCCGACCCTGGTGAAACTCTCCCATCCACACGTGTTGGACGGCGTCAAACCTGAGCCAGTTCCCAAGTCGGTACTGAAGCGTCAGGCCCATTATGACTTCCATAGGGCAGTGGAGCGCCTTGTGGAGAAACTGGACCTGCAATTGGACACCTCGTCCGAAAGTGGGTATGGCAGTGACGATCATGACTCCTTATCAAGTGGATCTCAAAGACTGTCCAAGGCTTCAGCATCCTCCACCGAAGACCCCTCGCCTCCCCCTTTGCCAAGACGGGGTCGCAACGCCAAGCGGGTACAATTTGACTCCTACGTTCTCCTTCTTCAGGGCATTCGAGAGCGGAATCTGGACCTGGTCCAATGCCACATCAAAGAGGTGTGCGGGGCGGCTCTGGCCACAGATGAGGTCATGCTAGAGTTCATGAGGGTCGTCATCGAGGGCCATGAGCTTCTCGTCCAGGAGCTCCTGACCCATGGCTGCAACCCGAATTTCACTGACCCGTCTGGCCTCACTCCACTCCATTTGGCAGCTGCCTTTAACTCTTTGCCAATTATCAAGATCCTCCTGAACCATGGTGCGGCCATTTTTGCCCGCGCCCATACCAGTGGGAAGATTGCCTCAGAAATGTGCTCTCCTCGGAGCCCGAATTTTCAAGCCTGTAATGCATACCTCAAGTGCATGGAGGAGTGTCTGGGCGTGGCCAACCAAGGGAAAGTCTACGTGGCCAGACAGTATCGGACCTGTCGAAGCGACGAGCTCTGTATCAAACCTGGTGAAGAATTAGTGGTGAACCGCAAGGGTGATTACCCAGGGAGTGCGTGGTGGTGGTGCCGAAATGTTCACGGCCAAGAGGGCTACGCCCTCAAGGACTTGTTATCCCTTCAACCAGAAAAATAA
- the LOC131881959 gene encoding xaa-Pro aminopeptidase 1-like has translation MKENRLASLIALRRCMKQYKHQTVATPLHALVVPSSDAHNSEYLADRDKRRAFISGFNGSRGLSVITPHEALLWTDGRYFLQAERELDENWTLMKEGVPEVPPYQNWLAQHLEPGQTVGVDPMTLTHDSWRVLEDALVNAQIALVATEENLVDKVWSEQPSYPEDPIVPLDIGFTGKDWETKIAECRSVLVKEKVDCMLLSALDDIAYVLNLRGADIKFNPVFFSYLMISQERIVFFLEDAKLTDSIRTWLKPKESVKNVVQFESYESIKPFLSKYASGSDKPRILMSSDITSGLSSLVSANARVIKTSPVALLKVIKNQTEIEGFIQCHIRDGAALCAYFAWLEKELSHGKDVTEISGAEKLREIRALMSHFVGLSFETISSVGSNAAVIHYRPSEETNRAITKDEVYLVDSGAQYRDGTTDVTRTLHFGSPTAFERECFTRVLKGHIGLANALFPSKLVGNYLDTLARQHLWQVGLDYVHGTGHGVGSFLNVHEGPIGISRRHIPSDPGLEENMVMSNEPGYYEDGKFGIRIENLVRVVKADTEHRFKDRQFVTFDNLTLVPIQLKMVDPKLLSQEEVSYLNQYHLTCREKVGPVLREMGLEDGLKWLMKETCPMG, from the exons atgaaagaaaatagaCTGGCCTCTTTGATCGCTCTCCGACGATGCATGAAACAGTACAAGCATCAAACTGTGGCCACGCCTCTTCACGCCCTCGTAGTGCCTTCCAGTGACGCCCATAACTCGGAATATCTGGCCGATCGAGACAAACGGAGAGCCTTCATTTCCGGCTTTAATGGATCCAGAG GCCTTTCCGTGATAACGCCCCATGAGGCGTTGCTATGGACGGATGGGCGTTACTTCTTGCAAGCCGAACGGGAGCTGGACGAGAACTGGACCTTAATGAAAGAGGGCGTGCCGGAGGTGCCGCCCTATCAAAATTGGTTGGCCCAACACTTGGAACCCGGTCAGACGGTGGGGGTTGACCCCATGACCTTGACCCATGACTCTTGGCGAGTCCTGGAGGACGCCTTGGTCAACGCTCAAATCGCCCTGGTCGCCACTGAAGAAAACCTGGTGGACAAG GTATGGTCGGAACAACCCAGTTATCCTGAGGACCCGATTGTTCCATTGGATATTGGATTCACTGGCAAGGATTGGGAGACCAAGATCGCCGAATGCCGATCCGTCCTAGTCAAAGAGAAGGTGGATTGCATGTTGCTCTCGGCCCTTGATGACATCGCCTACGTCCTCAATTTGAGAGGGGCGGATATCAAGTTTAACCCTGTGTTTTTTTCCTACCTAATGATCTCCCAGGAGCGCATCGTCTTCTTCCTGGAGGATGCCAAGCTCACGGACTCGATCAGAACCTGGCTCAAACCCAAAGAATCCGTGAAAAACGTGGTCCAATTTGAGTCCTATGAGTCCATCAAACCGTTCTTGAGCAAGTACGCCTCTGGCTCAGACAAGCCCAGAATATTGATGTCGTCAGATATCACATCCGGACTTAGTTCCCTAGTTTCGGCCAATGCCCGAGTCATCAAGACCTCTCCAGTGGCACTCTTGAAAGTGATCAAGAACCAGACCGAAATTGAAGGGTTCATTCAATGCCATATTCGAGATGGAGCTGCCCTGTGCGCCTACTTTGCCTGGCTCGAGAAGGAGCTATCGCACGGCAAAGATGTGACGGAGATCTCCGGGGCCGAAAAATTGCGCGAAATCAGAGCCCTCATGTCGCACTTTGTCGGCCTGAGCTTTGAGACCATCAGTTCGGTGGGCAGTAACGCGGCCGTCATTCACTACCGACCCTCCGAAGAGACCAATCGTGCTATTACCAAGGACGAGGTCTACCTGGTCGACTCTGGGGCCCAATACAGGGACGGGACGACGGACGTCACGCGGACCCTGCATTTTGGCTCGCCCACGGCCTTTGAGCGGGAATGCTTTACGCGGGTTTTGAAAGGTCATATTGGTCTGGCGAACGCATTATTTCCGTCCAAATTGGTCGGCAACTACCTCGATACGTTGGCCCGACAGCATTTGTGGCAGGTTGGGCTGGACTATGTTCACGGAACCGGACATGGCGTAGGGTCGTTCCTGAATGTCCATGAGGGTCCCATTGGCATCAGCAGGCGACACATTCCCTCTGATCCTGGATTGGAGGAGAATATGGTCATGTCCAACGAGCCTGGGTACTACGAAGATGGTAAGTTCGGCATCCGCATTGAGAACTTGGTCCGAGTGGTCAAAGCCGACACAGAGCACCGATTCAAAGATCGACAGTTCGTCACCTTCGACAACTTGACACTGGTGCCCATTCAGCTCAAGATGGTCGATCCCAAGCTCCTGAGTCAAGAGGAGGTGTCCTATCTGAACCAGTACCACTTGACATGCCGCGAGAAGGTGGGTCCCGTGCTTCGAGAAATGGGACTTGAGGATGGATTGAAATGGCTGATGAAGGAAACTTGTCCCATGGGATGA
- the LOC131882274 gene encoding uncharacterized protein LOC131882274 isoform X2, which translates to MTFTHLIVFLSIGLCQAKLRANVIVMGTTMSPNFKRSEGSISLVCPEEHPWAFSNGTKCCNTFRTSTFNSLQFEDSECFSAWIECPAKLPRKCVSLEKPVVCPKTYPVSMGLGCCASDHAIFDPQNELCRGQKLEPYVSVLECCAQFFDKSICKNKQQRCITNYEAFPIPRPLKKILEEGDNWRVSDTAANVFEDASMCNGIQGMYWLPRSNSTISGYFIMDLGLHMQIQQFKMRNDYHDVKNSGSKDIEIKISNYTDSAWMSVVNVTLDDPLLFGHCDTPLEVIKIPHAIICRYVFLIAHTSYRKAAALRYFDVE; encoded by the exons ATGACATTCACGCatttgattgtctttttgagTATTGGGCTTTGCCAAGCGAAATTGCGGGCCAATGTGATTGTTATGGGAACCACTATGAGTCCAAATTTCAAGCGTTCAGAAGGGAGTA TCAGTCTAGTTTGTCCAGAAGAGCACCCTTGGGCGTTTTCCAACGGCACTAAATGTTGCAATACATTTCGGACATCTACATTCAACTCACTCCAGTTCGAGGATTCGGAATGCTTTTCCGCGTGGATCGAATGTCCGGCCAAACTTCCCCGAAAATGTGTGTCTTTAGAAAAACCGG TTGTATGTCCCAAAACATATCCGGTTAGCATGGGTCTAGGATGTTGTGCCTCGGATCATGCCATTTTCGACCCTCAGAATGAACTATGCCGTGGACAGAAATTGGAACCGTATGTTTCAGTGCTTGAATGTTGCGCccaattttttgacaagtcgATCTGCAAGAATAAGCAGCAGAGATGCATAACAAATT ACGAAGCTTTCCCTATCCCTAGGCcgttaaaaaaaattctggaGGAAGGAGATAATTGGAGAGTAAGCGATACTGCTgccaatgtttttgaagatgCGTCGATGTGCAATGGCATACAAGGAATGTATTGGCTGCCGAGGAGTAACTCAACAATAAGTGGTTACTTCATAATGGATCTTGGACTTCACATGCAAATTCAGCAATTTAAAATGAGAAACGATTACCACGACGTTAAAAATTC TGGCTCAAAGGACATCGAAATCAAGATTTCGAATTACACGGATTCAGCTTGGATGTCCGTGGTAAATGTAACTCTGGATGATCCCTTATTGTTTGGGCATTGTGATACCCCATTGGAAGTCATCAAGATTCCTCATGCCATCATCTGTCGCTATGTGTTTTTAATAGCTCACACCAGCTATCGGAAAGCTGCTGCCTTAAGATACTTTGATGTTGAATAA
- the LOC131881547 gene encoding cyclic AMP-responsive element-binding protein-like: MIPSSPKTCSTGVNQRVNPLHNSRQEQPIELTTPITNQRRRNLLAKAFKAKQEPSEDAEDQEAPSTEFLKRRPSYRSIFNDLGGSMNMISEDKGEAISGSDSSASDDHNATRVSSSTPSTNLSLVSSIYQTTSQVLSNSPSSSHPTLSSSESLHAFPSMTANHLGGVSHHGGMRSPSSGGTNAHVLQYAHQDGSSFVLPSGLSNPGLHGVSHHNGGHSPTMLSPHSLSGIHGGHGGLHGDNQDTTSKREMRLQKNREAARECRRKKKEYIKCLENRVAVLENQNKALIEELKSLKELYTGTKQ, from the exons ATGATCCCGAGCTCGCCTAAGACCTGTTCCACTGGGGTGAATCAAAGGGTCAACCCGTTGCACAACTCAAGACAAGAGCAACCCATTGAG TTGACGACCCCAATTACCAACCAACGGCGCCGAAACCTCCTGGCCAAGGCATTCAAGGCCAAACAGGAACCCAGTGAAGACGCTGAAGATCAGGAAGCTCCTTCCACCGAATTTCTGAAGAGGAGGCCGTCCTACCGCAGTATCTTCAATGACCTCGGTGGTTCCATGAATATGATCTCTG AGGACAAGGGAGAGGCCATTTCGGGGAGCGATTCCAGTGCTAGTGACGATCACAACGCCACCAGAGTCTCCTCATCCACACCTTCAACCAATCTCTCCTTGGTTAGCTCGATCTACCAAACAACCTCACAAG TTTTATCGAATTCCCCGTCGTCGAGTCACCCGACTTTGAGTTCTTCTGAGTCACTCCACGCGTTCCCCTCCATGACCGCCAACCATCTAGGGGGCGTGTCACATCACGGAGGAATGCGCTCGCCATCCTCAGGCGGCACCAATGCTCACGTTCTACAATACGCCCATCAA GATGGAAGCTCGTTTGTGTTGCCCTCGGGCTTGTCCAATCCGGGTCTCCACGGGGTCTCCCATCATAATGGAGGCCATTCACCCACCATGCTTTCCCCCCATTCCCTCAGTGGCATTCACGGAGGCCATGGAGGACTTCATGGGGACAATCAAGATACAACTAGCAAAAGGGAAATGAGACTCCAGAAAAACAG GGAAGCTGCCCGGGAATGTCGGCGGAAGAAGAAAGAATATATCAAATGTCTGGAGAATCGAGTGGCGGTTCTGGAAAATCAGAACAAGGCCCTCATTGAGGAGCTCAAATCACTCAAAGAGTTATACACTGGAACAAAACAG TGA
- the LOC131881960 gene encoding snRNA-activating protein complex subunit 1-like → MTTRGKKEFLTTISVAEKDVQSLLDRSVALFDQNDGLRFEFFQQIWQEMRFPWIFLGQDNFRDVYELTEDLLTLIKGHLILADNDFALRAASLYTLYGVYWKQPIRPRLRIRLNKDEYTSCQTFIEECREEQHWDLIYCWTRLLSNYAVEFTGPSVIMGVEAGVTWETRSSQDQRILAYKLNPFSSNEIQSCFGRIAQTHQHYMTIRNALRNVDPQSEAGLSLVSEDLPEALEAIQDNIAGGGTSSREKGPGSKKMDEGQVEETSPSTDETGPSIGDRRQRLIQGAFATGGETSRQKQLKTFLPDSTTANDPDYNNEEEEYDQTDEDSEDEEYNSSKRVKKPKKSSPFLEDRRGTLRCKDQEGLHPAFPPNDRLEMELAKAESRLKIDISTPFRSLPKVQDEDESTAKPKGQAKDKAQGKTKGKAQGKTKGKTRQRAKR, encoded by the exons ATGACTACTCGAGGGAAAAAAGAGTTTTTGACCACTATTTCCGTGGCGGAAAAGGACGTGCAAAGCTTGCTGGATCGAAGCGTGGCCTTATTCGACCAGAATGACGGACTTCGTTTCGAGTTCTTCCAACAAATCTGGCAAGAAATGAGGTTTCCTTGG ATCTTTCTTGGACAAGACAATTTCCGTGATGTCTACGAGTTGACGGAAGATTTGTTGACTTTGATCAAAggccatctgattttggcgGACAACGATTTTGCCCTCAGAGCCGCCAGTTTGTACACTTTGTACGGCGTCTACTGGAAACAACCCATTCGACCTCgg CTACGCATCCGATTGAATAAAGATGAGTACACATCGTGTCAGACCTTTATTGAGGAGTGTCGCGAGGAACAACATTGGGACCTGATTTACTGTTGGACTAGGCTTCTCTCCAATTACGCCGTGGAATTTACCGGACCCA GCGTAATCATGGGCGTGGAGGCGGGCGTGACGTGGGAGACCAGGAGTTCCCAAGACCAACGTATCCTCGCCTACAAGCTCAATCCTTTCAGTTCCAACGAGATCCAGTCCTGCTTCGGGCGGATTGCACAAACGCACCAGCATTACATGACCATCCGCAACGCCCTCCGAAATGTGGATCCGCAATCGGAAGCCGGATTGTCGCTGGTGTCCGAAGACTTGCCCGAGGCTTTAGAGGCTATCCAAGATAACATCGCCGGTGGGGGAACATCGTCCCGAGAGAAAGGTCCGGGATCGAAGAAGATGGATGAGGGACAAGTGGAAGAGACATCGCCTTCCACTGATGAGACGGGGCCATCCATTGGAGATCGGCGACAACGACTCATTCAAGGCGCGTTTGCCACGGGCGGTGAAACTTCCCGTCAGAAACAGCTCAAG ACCTTCTTACCCGACTCAACAACTGCCAATGATCCGGATTACaacaacgaagaagaagaatatgACCAGACCGACGAAGACTCTGAGGATGAGGAGTACAACTCGTCCAAGAGGGTCAAGAAACCCAAGAAATCCTCACCATTCTTGGAAGATCGGCGAGGCACGCTCAGATGTAAAGACCAGGAAG GGCTTCATCCGGCGTTTCCGCCCAATGATCGACTTGAGATGGAACTGGCTAAAGCCGAAAGTCGCTTGAAGATTGACATTTCAACGCCCTTCCGATCCCTTCCCAAAGTCCAGGATGAGGATGAGTCTACGGCCAAGCCTAAAGGCCAAGCCAAAGACAAGGCCCAAGGCAAGACCAAAGGCAAAGCCCAAGGCAAGACCAAAGGCAAGACCAGGCAGAGAGCGAAACGATAA